TCCCCGTCATCGGTAGTAAAGGTATGGGTTGGCAAACCTTCCACTAGCCCTCCCCCCTCAACCCCTCGAATAGCGGCAAGCCAACCATATTTAGCGAAGGCATCGGTCAGACGGGAAGCAAACGCATAGGCGGCATTGGTCCACAGATATTTACTGTGATCTGAACCATCCGTATCCTCTTCAAAATTAAACTCCTCCACAGGTACGGTATCCCTGCCGTAGGGGAGACGGCCCAGAACATGAGGCAATACCACTCCAACATAACGGGAATCTTCCGACTCCCGGAATGACTTCCACTTGGCGTATTCAACAGTATCAAAAATTTTTGCCAAGTCCCGGGGCTTGCCTATATCCGTAAAACTTTCTAGCCCGAACAATCCAGGAGCAGCTGCGGTCAGAAAGGGGGCATGGGCAGAAGCCGCCACATGGGACATTTCATCGAGAAGATAAAAATCTTCCGGATGGCGGGTAAACTCATAATCACCGACCATCGCGGCATAAGGAGCCCCCCCAAAAGTACCGTATTCCTCCTCATACACTTTTTTAAACAGAGCGCTTTGATCAAACTCTGGCGCAGCCTTTAAATCTTTAACCAAATCTTTTTTACTAGCATTAAATACCTTAATTTTTAGAGTGGTACTTGTCTCACTCTGCATTACCAAATACTTTAAGCCACGCCAGGATGCTTCTAGACGTTGAAACTCGGGATGATGCATAATTGAATTGACTTGATCGGATAATATTTTATCCAGCTCCGAAATACGCAGGTCAATACTAGCAGCCAAATCCGAAGATACCGTTACGGCCCCTTCCAAGACTTGATCCACTAATTCCCCTATCAAGTCCCGAGCATGGGCTTTCTCACCTTCACTAACAGCTACCCGACTTTGGTCAATAATGCTGTCGAGAAGACTTGGAGTAACCGCCCCCGCATCAGCAACAGCCAAGTTTTCATCCTGTATAGCGGCTTCATTCATCGACTTACTCCTTATTAGCTTCACGCCCGGCGTTTAATTGATTAAGTTTCTCCGTATCCCGGACAATGTCATCCAATAACTCTTCCAGTTTGTCATTGCCAATAAGTTTATTGCGAAGATCAGCCAACTTCGATCGCACTTCCAGCAGCTTCTTCAAAGGCTCCACTTGTTTGATTACGTTTTGCGGCTCAAAATCTTCAAGTTGGGAGAAATTCAAATCCACAGAAAGCTGACTCCCGTCATTTTTCAGTTTATTTTCGACTCGGCCAGCAAATCGGGGCGCCATCCCTTTCAGCACATCATCAAAATTGTCCCGATCGATAGCAACAAACTTTCTATCTTTTACTTTTGGCAAGGGTTTTACCGGATTCCCAGAATAATCTCCAAGAACCCCCATCACAAACGGCAGTTCCTTAGTTTCGATAGCGTCCCCAATCTCCACATCATAGGTAATCTGGACCCGCGGCGGGCGCACTCTTGACAGTTTTTTTTGAGTACTTTCTTTTCCCATAATCACACCTCTTTATTGATGAATAATTTTTTGTCTTTTAGGCAGAAAGCTTTTCGCCGATTTCTTCAACAACACCCACAACCACAGATAGGGGTTGTTGGGGATCCGATACCACCCGGCTTAACGCAAACGCGGTTTGAGCATATTCAGCATGGGTTCTCCATAACCCGTTCTCTGTAGCCAAATCCAACGCGCTTTCTTTGCCCTGGCCTCCTAGTCCCTCAAAGACATACCCCAATTTCATTGGCATCCGACTAAAGGAGACAGACAACCCCGGGGTATCGGTTCCTGTATGGATAAAATAGCTACCTCTCCATGGAGTCTTGCCCCAGAGAGCGGACAGGATTGTTAGCCAAGTACTGGCAAATAGCGCTCCTTCCCCTTTGCCTTTAGGTAACGGCAGCGCAATTTCCTGGATTAATGCCGGATTATCGTAATTGCGCAGGAAAGCCAAATAGAAGGCAATATTCAATAAGGCTTGATGCAAGGACGGAATCCCTACACTGGATAAAAACAACTCCAAATCAGCCACGGTATGATCGGACAAAAACTGCCCCACCAATCCCCGTGCCAAATCCCTGTCAGCGCCCCCTCTCGATTCCATTCCTCCTTGGGATTGAAGAAACTCCCGG
This sequence is a window from Azospira inquinata. Protein-coding genes within it:
- the tssC gene encoding type VI secretion system contractile sheath large subunit — encoded protein: MNEAAIQDENLAVADAGAVTPSLLDSIIDQSRVAVSEGEKAHARDLIGELVDQVLEGAVTVSSDLAASIDLRISELDKILSDQVNSIMHHPEFQRLEASWRGLKYLVMQSETSTTLKIKVFNASKKDLVKDLKAAPEFDQSALFKKVYEEEYGTFGGAPYAAMVGDYEFTRHPEDFYLLDEMSHVAASAHAPFLTAAAPGLFGLESFTDIGKPRDLAKIFDTVEYAKWKSFRESEDSRYVGVVLPHVLGRLPYGRDTVPVEEFNFEEDTDGSDHSKYLWTNAAYAFASRLTDAFAKYGWLAAIRGVEGGGLVEGLPTHTFTTDDGEIALKCPTEVAITDRTEKLLSDLGFISLVHCKNTDYAAFFGGQSTQKAKTYNTDAANANARLSTQLPYIFSASRIAHYMKAIMRDKIGSFASRQNVQDYLNTWLAQYVLLDDSASQEAKAKYPLREAHVDVVEVPGKPGVYKAAAFLRPHFQLDELTISLRLVAELPKPAR
- the tssB gene encoding type VI secretion system contractile sheath small subunit, which produces MGKESTQKKLSRVRPPRVQITYDVEIGDAIETKELPFVMGVLGDYSGNPVKPLPKVKDRKFVAIDRDNFDDVLKGMAPRFAGRVENKLKNDGSQLSVDLNFSQLEDFEPQNVIKQVEPLKKLLEVRSKLADLRNKLIGNDKLEELLDDIVRDTEKLNQLNAGREANKE
- the tagF gene encoding type VI secretion system-associated protein TagF, encoding MALPFMSRSSPDTCSYAVLGKLPNRPDFVRYNAVHPVIREFDGVVQTALEQLSVDLGWEALYDRAPRTDFYYTSADGRWVFYGGWQVSRDQSGRRYPFWAGLIRPVEELSWDAPLVPISHEVYFDSLHSQISNAIENSVEAVACREFLQSQGGMESRGGADRDLARGLVGQFLSDHTVADLELFLSSVGIPSLHQALLNIAFYLAFLRNYDNPALIQEIALPLPKGKGEGALFASTWLTILSALWGKTPWRGSYFIHTGTDTPGLSVSFSRMPMKLGYVFEGLGGQGKESALDLATENGLWRTHAEYAQTAFALSRVVSDPQQPLSVVVGVVEEIGEKLSA